The proteins below come from a single Cervus elaphus chromosome 4, mCerEla1.1, whole genome shotgun sequence genomic window:
- the NR1H2 gene encoding oxysterols receptor LXR-beta produces MSTPTTNSVDTPLPGNGPSTPSSSPGGKEDGPEPCPGGADPDAPSTDGADSASVVVILDTAEEPERKRKKGPAPKMLGDELCQVCGDTASGFHYNVLSCEGCKGFFRRSVIRGGAGRYACRGGGTCQMDAFMRRKCQQCRLRKCKEAGMREQCVLSKEQIRKKKIRKQQQQQQQSSPTGPGVSSSSPASGPGASPGGSDGGGQGSGEGEGIQLTAAQELMIQQLVAAQLQCNKRSFSDQPKVTPWPLGADPQSRDARQQRFAHFTELAIISVQEIVDFAKQVPGFLQLGREDQIALLKASTIEIMLLETARRYNHETECITFLKDFTYSKDDFHRAGLQVEFINPIFEFSRAMRRLGLDDAEYALLIAINIFSADRPNVQEPSRVEALQQPYVDALLSYTRIKRPQDQLRFPRMLMKLVSLRTLSSVHSEQVFALRLQDKKLPPLLSEIWDVHE; encoded by the exons ATGTCCACCCCTACCACGAATTCCGTGGACACCCCCTTGCCTG GAAATGGCCCCAGCACCCCCTCTTCTTCACCTGGGGGAAAGGAGGATGGTCCTGAACCATGCCCTGGAGGGGCGGATCCTGATGCCCCAAGCACTGATGGGGCCGACTCAGCCTCCGTCGTGG TCATCCTAGACACAGCAGAGGAGCCGGAGCGCAAGCGAAAGAAGGGCCCAGCTCCAAAGATGCTGGGCGACGAGCTATGCCAAGTGTGCGGGGACACAGCCTCCGGCTTCCACTACAACGTGCTCAGCTGTGAAGGCTGCAAGGGCTTCTTCCGCCGAAGTGTGATccgaggcggggcggggcgctaTGCCTGCCGGGGCGGTGGCACCTGCCAGATGGACGCCTTCATGCGGCGCAAGTGCCAGCAATGCCGGCTGCGGAAATGCAAGGAGGCAGGGATGCGGGAGCAAT GCGTCCTCTCTAAAGAACAGATCCGGAAGAAGAAGATTcggaaacagcagcagcagcagcaacagtcgTCACCCACAGGGCCAGGagtcagcagcagcagcccagcttCCGGGCCTGGGGCCTCCCCTGGAGGGTCCGACGGGGGTGGCCAGGGCTCCGGAGAAGGTGAAGGTATCCAGTTAACAGCTGCTCAGGAACTAATGATCCAGCAGTTGGTGGCGGCCCAGCTGCAGTGCAATAAACGCTCCTTCTCCGACCAGCCCAAAGTCACG CCCTGGCCCTTGGGCGCAGACCCGCAGTCCCGTGATGCTCGCCAGCAGCGTTTCGCCCACTTCACGGAGCTGGCCATCATCTCCGTGCAGGAGATCGTGGACTTCGCTAAACAGGTGCCTGGCTTCCTGCAGCTGGGTCGCGAAGACCAGATCGCCCTCCTGAAGGCCTCTACCATTGAG ATCATGCTACTGGAGACGGCCAGACGCTACAACCACGAGACCGAGTGCATCACCTTCCTAAAGGATTTCACCTACAGCAAGGATGACTTCCACCGCGCGG GCCTGCAGGTGGAATTCATCAACCCCATCTTCGAGTTCTCGCGGGCCATGAGGCGCCTGGGCCTGGATGATGCCGAGTACGCCCTCCTCATCGCCATCAACATCTTCTCAGCCGACCGGCCCAACGTGCAGGAGCCCAGCCGAGTGGAGGCCCTGCAGCAGCCCTACGTGGACGCGCTATTGTCTTACACCCGCATCAAGAGGCCACAG GACCAGCTGCGCTTCCCCCGCATGCTGATGAAGCTTGTGAGCCTGCGCACGCTCAGCTCTGTGCACTCGGAGCAGGTCTTTGCCCTGCGGCTCCAGGACAAGAAGCTGCCGCCTTTGCTGTCTGAGATCTGGGACGTCCATGAGTGA
- the POLD1 gene encoding DNA polymerase delta catalytic subunit, with protein MDGKRRPGPGPGVPAKRARGGLWDEDEAYRPSQFEEELALMEEMEAERRLQEQEEEEELQSALEGAADGQFSPTATDARWLRPTPPTLDPQTEPLIFQQLEIDHYVAPARPLPGAPPPSQGSVPILRAFGVTDEGVSVCCHIHGFAPYFYTPAPPGFGPEHLSELQRELSAAISRDQRGGKELTGPAVLAVELCSRESMFGYHGHGPSPFLRITLALPRLMAPARRLLEQGIRLAGLGTPSFAPYEANVDFEIRFMVDTDIVGCNWLELPPGKYILRPEGKATLCQLEVDVLWSDVISHPPEGEWQRIAPLRVLSFDIECAGRKGIFPEPERDPVIQICSLGLRWGEPEPFLRLALTLRPCAPILGAKVQSYEREEDLLQAWSTFIRVMDPDVITGYNIQNFDLPYLISRAQTLKVPSFPFLGRVIGLRSNIRDSSFQSRQTGRRDSKVVSMVGRVQMDMLQVLLREYKLRSYTLNAVSFHFLGEQKEDVQHSIITDLQNGNDQTRRRLAVYCLKDAFLPLRLLERLMVLVNAMEMARVTGVPLGYLLSRGQQVKVVSQLLRQAMRQGLLMPVVKTEGGEDYTGATVIEPLKGYYDVPIATLDFSSLYPSIMMAHNLCYTTLLRPGAAQKLGLTEDQFIKTPTGDEFVKTSVRKGLLPQILENLLSARKRAKAELAKETDPLRRQVLDGRQLALKVSANSVYGFTGAQVGKLPCLEISQSVTGFGRQMIEKTKQLVESKYTVENGYSTSAKVVYGDTDSVMCRFGVSSVAEAMALGREAADWVSGHFPSPIRLEFEKVYFPYLLISKKRYAGLLFSSRPDAHDRMDCKGLEAVRRDNCPLVANLVTASLRRLLIDRDPAGAVAHAQDVISDLLCNRIDISQLVITKELTRAAADYAGKQAHVELAERMRKRDPGSAPSLGDRVPYVIISAAKGVAAYMKSEDPLFVLEHSLPIDTQYYLEQQLAKPLLRIFEPILGEGRAEAVLLRGDHTRCKTVLTGKVGGLLAFAKRRNCCIGCRTVLSHQGAVCKFCQPRESELYQKEVSHLSALEERFSRLWTQCQRCQGSLHEDVICTSRDCPIFYMRKKVRKDLEDQERLLRRFGPPGPEAW; from the exons ATGGATGGTAAGCGGCGACCAGGCCCGGGGCCTGGGGTGCCCGCAAAGCGGGCCCGTGGGGGCCTCTGGGATGAGGATGAGGCATATCGGCCCTCGCAGTTCGAGGAGGAGCTGGCGCTGATGGAGGAGATGGAAGCAGAGCGCAGGctgcaggagcaggaggaggaggaggagctgcagTCAGCCCTGGAGGGGGCGGCAGATG GGCAGTTCTCCCCAACGGCCACAGATGCCCGCTGGCTTCGGCCCACCCCACCCACCTTGGACCCCCAGACAGAGCCCCTCATCTTCCAGCAGCTGGAGATCGACCATTACGTGG CCCCCGCGCGGCCCCTGCCTGGGGCGCCCCCGCCATCCCAGGGCTCGGTTCCCATCCTCCGCGCCTTCGGGGTCACCGACGAGGGGGTCTCTGTCTGCTGCCACATCCACGGCTTTGCACCCTACTTCTACACCCCAGCACCCCCTG GTTTTGGACCTGAGCACCTGAGCGAGCTGCAGCGGGAGCTGAGTGCGGCCATCAGCCGGGACCAGCGTGGGGGCAAGGAGCTCACCGGGCCGGCCGTGCTGGCAGTGGAGCTGTGCTCCCGGGAGA GTATGTTCGGGTATCACGGGCACGGCCCCTCCCCGTTTCTGCGCATCACCCTGGCACTGCCCCGCCTCATGGCACCCGCCCGCCGCCTCCTGGAGCAGGGCATCCGCCTGGCCGGCCTGGGCACCCCCAGCTTCGCGCCGTATGAGGCCAACGTTGACTTTGAGATCCG GTTCATGGTGGACACGGACATCGTGGGCTGCAACTGGCTGGAGCTCCCACCTGGGAAATACATCCTGAGGCCGGAGGGGAAG GCCACGCTGTGTCAGCTGGAGGTCGACGTGCTGTGGTCAGACGTGATCAGCCACCCACCGGAAGGAGAGTGGCAGCGAATTGCCCCTCTGCGCGTGCTCAGCTTCGACATTGAATGCGCTGGCCGCAAAG GCATCTTCCCGGAGCCTGAGCGGGACCCTGTGATCCAGATCTGCTCGCTGGGCCTGCGCTGGGGCGAGCCGGAGCCCTTCCTGCGCCTGGCGCTCACCCTGCGGCCCTGCGCCCCCATCCTGGGCGCCAAGGTGCAGAGCTACGAGCGGGAGGAGGACTTGCTGCAG GCCTGGTCGACCTTCATCCGCGTCATGGACCCTGACGTGATCACCGGCTACAACATCCAGAATTTCGACCTTCCCTACCTCATCTCCCGGGCCCAGACCCTCAAG GTGCCGAGCTTCCCCTTTCTGGGCCGTGTGATCGGCCTCCGCTCCAACATCCGGGACTCGTCCTTCCAGTCCAGGCAGACCGGCCGGAGGGACAGCAAGGTGGTCAGCATGGTGGGCCGCGTGCAGATGGACATGCTGCAG GTGCTGCTGCGGGAGTACAAGCTCCGGTCCTACACGCTCAACGCCGTGAGCTTCCACTTCCTGGGCGAGCAGAAGGAGGACGTGCAGCACAGCATCATCACAGACCTGCAG AACGGGAACGACCAGACGCGCCGCCGCCTGGCCGTGTACTGCCTCAAGGACGCCTTCCTGCCCCTGCGGCTGCTGGAGCGGCTCATGGTGCTGGTGAACGCCATGGAGATGGCGCGCGTCACCGGCGTGCCCCTCGGCTACCTGCTGAGCCGCGGCCAACAGGTCAAGGTCGTGTCCCAGCTGCTGCGGCAG GCCATGCGCCAGGGGCTGCTGATGCCCGTGGTAAAGACGGAGGGCGGCGAGGACTATACCGGGGCCACGGTCATTGAGCCCCTGAAAGG GTACTACGACGTCCCCATCGCCACCCTGGACTTCTCCTCGCTGTACCCGTCCATCATGATGGCCCACAACCTGTGCTATACCACGCTCCTGCGGCCTGGGGCCGCCCAGAAACTAGG CCTGACTGAGGATCAGTTCATCAAGACACCCACAGGGGACGAGTTTGTGAAGACATCAGTGCGGAAGGGGCTGCTCCCCCAGATCCTGGAGAACCTGCTCAGCGCCCGGAAGAG GGCTAAGGCCGAGCTGGCCAAGGAGACAGACCCCTTACGGCGGCAAGTGTTGGACGGGCGCCAGCTGGCGCTAAAAGTGAGCGCCAACTCTGTATATGGCTTCACTGGCGCCCAGGTGGGCAAGCTGCCATGCCTGGAAATCTCACAG AGTGTCACCGGGTTCGGGCGCCAGATGATTGAGAAGACGAAGCAGCTCGTGGAGTCCAAGTACACGGTGGAGAACGGCTATAGCACCAGCGCCAAG GTGGTGTATGGTGACACAGACTCGGTCATGTGCCGCTTCGGCGTCTCCTCCGTGGCTGAGGCGATGGCTCTGGGACGGGAGGCTGCAGACTGGGTGTCCGGCCACTTCCCCTCGCCCATCCGGCTAGAGTTTGAGAAA GTCTACTTCCCCTACCTGCTCATCAGCAAGAAGCGGTATGCGGGCCTGCTCTTCTCCTCCCGGCCCGACGCCcacgaccgcatggactgcaagGGCCTGGAGGCCGTGCGCAGGGACAACTGCCCCCTGGTGGCCAACCTCGTCACCGCCTCGCTGCGCCGCCTGCTCATCGACCG AGACCCCGCGGGCGCCGTGGCGCATGCGCAGGACGTCATCTCCGACTTGCTGTGTAATCGCATTGACATCTCGCAGCTGGTCATCACCAAGGAGCTGACCCGCGCAGCCGCCGACTACGCGGGCAAGCAGGCCCACGTGGAGCTGGCCGAGAG GATGAGGAAGCGGGACCCCGGGAGCGCGCCCAGCCTGGGCGACCGCGTCCCCTACGTGATCATCAGCGCCGCCAAGGGCGTGGCCGCCTACATGAAGTCCGAG GACCCCCTGTTCGTGCTGGAGCACAGCCTGCCCATCGACACGCAGTACTACCTGGAGCAGCAGCTCGCCAAGCCGCTCCTGCGCATCTTCGAGCCCATCCTGGGCGAGGGCCGCGCGGAGGCCGTGCTGCTGC GCGGAGACCACACTCGCTGCAAGACGGTGCTCACGGGCAAGGTGGGCGGCCTCCTGGCCTTCGCCAAACGCCGGAACTGCTGCATTGGCTGTCGCACTGTCCTCAGCCACCAGG GAGCCGTGTGCAAGTTCTGCCAGCCCCGGGAGTCGGAGCTGTACCAGAAGGAG GTGTCCCACCTGAGCGCCCTGGAGGAGCGCTTCTCACGCCTGTGGACCCAGTGTCAGCGCTGCCAAGGCAGCCTGCACGAGGACGTCATCTGCACCAG CCGGGACTGTCCCATCTTCTATATGCGCAAGAAGGTGCGGAAGGACCTGGAGGACCAGGAGCGGCTGCTGCGGCGCTTCGGGCCCCCCGGCCCCGAGGCCTGGTGA